The nucleotide window TTAGTCTCTGTGGAAACTGATACAGATCAAGAGGAGGTAGGAAAGTTGATTCAGCGTTACGATTTACTGGCTTTACCAGTGGTCGATCGCGAACAACGTCTAGTAGGTGTGGTCACCGTAGATGATATTCTTGACATCCTACAGCAAGAAGCAACAAAAGATATTTATGCTCTAGGAGGTTTACAATCAGATGGTGATAACTATTTTCAGCTCAACCTACTGACTGTGGCTCGCAAACGTGTGATTTGGTTGTTTGTTTTGTTGCTTACTAATACTGTTACTGCTACCATCATTAATTCTGAACAGGAATTTTTACAACAAGTAGTTGCGCTTACAGCTTTTATTCCCTTACTCACTGGAACTGGTGGTAATGTGGGTGCGCAATCTTCTACAGTAGTGATTAGAGGGTTAAACACTGAGGAAATTAAAGATCTAGGTCCCGTACAGGTGGTTTGGCGCGAAGCTTTAGCTGGTGCTATACTTGGTTTAATTTTAGGTAGTTTAGCTACTCTTTGGGCTTATGTTCTACAAGGGAATCTGATGGTCGCTGTTTCAGTAGGAATGAGTTTACTAGCGATCGCTATTTTAGCCTCAGTATCTGGTTCAGCTTTACCATTCTTATTTCGTATGATCGGTTTTGATCCAGCTTTAATGTCAGCACCTTTCATTACGACTGCTGTAGATGTTTTAGGTGTTCTGATCTATTTTAAAATTGCTAAGACTATCCTACTAGGGTCATCATGAATTTTTTCAGATTAAATGGACTTGATCTTGCCGAATATTTAGTTCTGCTACTAAGTCTGGTTGGCTTAGTTATTTACTTAATTTTTAACCAATTATCTTGGTTTTTAGTGTTTATCTTTTTAGCTTTGGTCTTAAACTTAATTAACCGCTTACTTTATCAGTCTAAAACTCAGAAAAAACTAGCTTACTCTTTAAAAAAATTAGCTGAAGAATTAAACACAAAAGAAAAACTCAATACAAATATAAAAGAAATCAATTATCAAGAAGCTGATTATGAACAAATAACGAATATTAAGCAAGCTATAGAAACAGTAATCAACTATTTAGATCAAAATCAGCTAGATAAGAGGATTGTCAGATTAGAAAATTTACTCAACCAAAAATCCCAGAAAACTAGACTAGAGACGGTCTTAATTACTGAAAATTGCCCTAGTTTAAGCTTAAGTTGGGAACTAATTAAAACTATACCCGCTCATTCTGAAGCGGTCACCAGCTTAACTATTAATCAGCAACAAGAATTTCTCGCTAGTGTTAGTTGGGACAAACATCTCAAAGTGTGGAATTTAGCAAATGGAGAGCTAATCGATGACATTGAAGCTCATACTCAAGGTATATTAGCAGTAAGTTACGCAGACTCCCTAATCGCAACGGGTGGTTTTGATCAAGAAATCAAAATTTGGTCGATTACTAAAGAGCTAAGATTAAGAGAAGAACAAACATTAACAGCTCATTCGGGTTCAATTCACAGCTTAGCGATCGCTCTCCAAAACAAGATTTTAATAAGTGCTAGCTATGATCAAAGCTTGAAACAATGGGATTTAGAGACAAGAAAAAAAATAGTTAGTTCCCTAGACGAACTAGGCGCAATCTACACTCTAGCTGTCCACGAAGAGAGTCAGATCATAGCCTCCGGTGGTGGAGATGGTACAGTAACTCTCTGGAAACTCAATACTGGTGAGCAAATCAGGATTTTAACCGGTAATATCTCCTCGGTTCAATCTTTAGGAATTAGTCCAGATGGTCAAATTATAGCCGCGGGTTGTACAGACGGTAGCATTAAGTTATGGACTAAAGAGATTCAGGAACCTATGAGAACCATTCGAGCTCACGCAGGACAAGTTATGTCTCTTGTCTTTCACCCCCAAGGTATACTATTTAGCGGTGGAGCAGAGGGAAAGATCAAAGTCTGGGA belongs to Gloeocapsa sp. PCC 73106 and includes:
- the mgtE gene encoding magnesium transporter, translating into MTDSNRGVRGELRQLVRDQLQLLLEKNNFTGAKSLLVPVQPVDIAEAIEGLPESMQVIAFRLLPKAEAIDVYEHLDSAVQFSLLQKFKHQEVLDVVDQMSPDDRAKLFDELPAKVVDRLYTQLSSKEREATALLLGYAEHTAGRIMTPEYISLKETLTVLQSLERIRSLANASEVVYYIYVIDASRHLKGTVSLRDLVISAPERSLNEIMTRDLVSVETDTDQEEVGKLIQRYDLLALPVVDREQRLVGVVTVDDILDILQQEATKDIYALGGLQSDGDNYFQLNLLTVARKRVIWLFVLLLTNTVTATIINSEQEFLQQVVALTAFIPLLTGTGGNVGAQSSTVVIRGLNTEEIKDLGPVQVVWREALAGAILGLILGSLATLWAYVLQGNLMVAVSVGMSLLAIAILASVSGSALPFLFRMIGFDPALMSAPFITTAVDVLGVLIYFKIAKTILLGSS
- a CDS encoding WD40 repeat domain-containing protein → MNFFRLNGLDLAEYLVLLLSLVGLVIYLIFNQLSWFLVFIFLALVLNLINRLLYQSKTQKKLAYSLKKLAEELNTKEKLNTNIKEINYQEADYEQITNIKQAIETVINYLDQNQLDKRIVRLENLLNQKSQKTRLETVLITENCPSLSLSWELIKTIPAHSEAVTSLTINQQQEFLASVSWDKHLKVWNLANGELIDDIEAHTQGILAVSYADSLIATGGFDQEIKIWSITKELRLREEQTLTAHSGSIHSLAIALQNKILISASYDQSLKQWDLETRKKIVSSLDELGAIYTLAVHEESQIIASGGGDGTVTLWKLNTGEQIRILTGNISSVQSLGISPDGQIIAAGCTDGSIKLWTKEIQEPMRTIRAHAGQVMSLVFHPQGILFSGGAEGKIKVWETSGDQALFILPDQGDRVLSLALSQNGNLLASGTLDGVIKIWSLTLAVTNV